A single Lancefieldella parvula DSM 20469 DNA region contains:
- a CDS encoding ABC transporter permease — protein MSTLTKIMRKPITSAIVAIFVGLLVASIILVVAGYDPISSFEALISGMVGKPKYISNVIIKATPLLFTGIAVAFAFRVGLFNIGAEGQYIVGTILAVIVGYSLDLPPVLQIPVVVLVGTAGGAGIGAIIGWLKAQFGINEVITSIMFNWISLFLCNFVVSLPQFHQPNSTSSYPINESGYTTLFYGMKNSEDGAEAIRNIPVIGDAIMRTDANIGIVVAIIAAFFIGWLLMRTKVGYEMRAVGFNRDAAQFTGINVKKNLTLCMAISGALCGLAGALTITGIAPHSIATLAAFENNGFNGLSVAFIANCNPVACIPASFLFAGLLYGGQTVQQVVGAPSEIINIVIGTIVFFMALGGVIPMLADHLDHKRAQKAKEEEAKLAAQVSDASDPSQEEANNAH, from the coding sequence GTGAGTACGCTTACAAAGATAATGAGAAAACCAATTACGTCAGCAATTGTTGCTATTTTTGTTGGTCTGTTGGTTGCTTCTATTATTTTGGTTGTTGCAGGATATGACCCTATCAGTTCGTTTGAGGCTCTTATTAGCGGCATGGTAGGTAAGCCAAAATACATTTCTAACGTCATTATTAAAGCAACGCCTTTGCTTTTTACTGGTATTGCAGTTGCTTTTGCTTTCCGCGTTGGCCTCTTTAACATTGGCGCTGAGGGTCAGTACATTGTAGGTACCATCCTTGCAGTTATTGTCGGCTACAGCCTTGATCTTCCTCCTGTGTTGCAGATTCCTGTAGTTGTTTTGGTTGGAACCGCAGGCGGAGCAGGTATTGGCGCAATTATCGGATGGCTCAAAGCTCAGTTTGGAATCAACGAGGTTATTACCAGCATTATGTTCAACTGGATTAGTCTCTTCCTTTGCAACTTTGTGGTTTCTCTTCCACAGTTCCATCAGCCAAACTCAACTTCTTCGTATCCTATTAATGAGTCCGGCTACACCACTTTGTTCTATGGCATGAAGAATTCCGAGGACGGTGCTGAGGCAATTCGTAATATTCCTGTTATTGGCGATGCTATTATGCGTACCGACGCAAATATTGGTATTGTCGTTGCTATTATTGCAGCTTTCTTTATTGGCTGGCTGCTTATGCGTACCAAAGTTGGTTATGAGATGCGCGCCGTTGGTTTTAACCGTGATGCCGCTCAGTTTACTGGCATTAATGTTAAGAAAAACCTCACGCTTTGTATGGCTATTTCTGGTGCGCTCTGCGGACTTGCAGGTGCTTTGACTATCACTGGTATTGCTCCTCACAGTATTGCAACGCTAGCAGCATTTGAGAACAACGGTTTTAACGGCCTATCTGTTGCGTTTATCGCCAATTGCAATCCTGTGGCATGTATTCCTGCATCATTCCTGTTTGCTGGTCTTCTTTATGGTGGTCAGACAGTTCAGCAGGTTGTTGGTGCACCTTCCGAGATTATCAACATTGTTATTGGTACTATCGTATTCTTTATGGCTTTGGGTGGCGTTATTCCAATGCTTGCCGATCATCTTGATCACAAGCGTGCCCAGAAGGCTAAGGAAGAAGAGGCAAAGCTTGCTGCTCAAGTGAGTGATGCGTCCGACCCATCTCAGGAGGAGGCAAACAATGCTCACTAA
- a CDS encoding ABC transporter permease, which produces MLTNLILLVSVTLMYSTPLIFGALGGVVSERSGVVNIGIEGMMGVGAFAGVAGSYLTGNPWIGFLCAGIAGGLIALLHAIASITFNADQTVSGVAINLLAPGIALFACRLLFDGAAMSPAVDKLPKLFGEGAFNNTPYSSLNVDITVVLALLTALLVWFVLYRTKWGLRIRSVGEHPHASETLGISVRKTRYLCVIVSGVLAGFGGASVTLAIISQFTQTAISGQGFIALAAVIFGKWKPLNTYAACLLFGFTQALAILLGGGATPIPSQIIAMLPYFITIITLVLFVGKSVAPKADGVPFIKGSRA; this is translated from the coding sequence ATGCTCACTAACCTGATTCTTCTTGTTTCCGTTACCCTCATGTACTCGACACCTCTTATTTTTGGTGCTCTAGGCGGCGTTGTCTCCGAGCGTTCCGGAGTTGTCAACATTGGTATTGAGGGCATGATGGGTGTTGGTGCATTTGCAGGTGTTGCAGGCAGCTACCTCACCGGAAACCCTTGGATTGGCTTCCTTTGCGCAGGTATTGCAGGCGGTCTTATTGCACTTCTACATGCCATTGCGTCCATTACGTTTAATGCTGACCAGACGGTTTCTGGTGTTGCTATTAACTTGCTGGCACCTGGTATTGCGTTGTTTGCTTGCCGTCTTTTGTTTGATGGTGCTGCAATGTCGCCAGCTGTCGACAAGCTTCCAAAGCTTTTTGGCGAGGGTGCCTTTAACAACACACCTTATTCCAGCTTGAACGTAGATATCACCGTTGTACTTGCACTTTTGACTGCACTTCTCGTCTGGTTTGTACTCTATCGCACCAAGTGGGGCCTGCGTATTCGTTCTGTTGGCGAGCATCCACACGCATCCGAGACGCTAGGAATTAGTGTTCGTAAGACTCGCTACCTCTGCGTTATTGTTTCTGGTGTTCTTGCAGGATTTGGTGGTGCTTCCGTAACGCTGGCAATTATTTCTCAGTTTACTCAGACGGCTATTTCTGGTCAGGGTTTTATTGCACTGGCTGCAGTCATCTTTGGTAAGTGGAAACCTCTGAACACCTATGCGGCTTGCCTGCTCTTTGGTTTTACTCAGGCATTGGCAATTCTCCTTGGTGGTGGAGCAACTCCAATTCCAAGCCAGATTATTGCAATGCTTCCTTATTTCATCACCATTATTACGCTGGTTCTCTTTGTTGGTAAATCTGTTGCTCCTAAGGCAGACGGTGTGCCATTCATCAAGGGAAGCCGTGCATAA
- a CDS encoding cytidine deaminase, with product MAEVKGSCHVSNEALVQLAIEARNHAYVPYSHYAVGAALLCSDGTVYGGANLENAAYTPSNCAERTAFFRAVFEGHRDFVAIAVVGGPEGEAPTAWCTPCGVCRQVIREWCDPATFRIVLGKADVAPREYLLQDILPMGFGPEDLGESSPAGASSDDAVKGTTGHEHGCTCGCDKHSKSNQ from the coding sequence ATGGCTGAGGTAAAGGGTTCTTGCCACGTCTCTAACGAGGCTCTTGTTCAGCTTGCTATTGAGGCTCGTAATCACGCTTATGTACCGTACTCTCATTATGCTGTTGGAGCTGCGCTTTTATGCTCTGACGGTACGGTGTACGGTGGCGCCAATCTAGAAAATGCTGCGTATACGCCTTCTAACTGTGCTGAGCGCACGGCGTTTTTCCGCGCAGTGTTTGAGGGTCACAGAGATTTTGTGGCTATTGCAGTTGTCGGCGGTCCTGAGGGAGAAGCTCCAACAGCTTGGTGTACTCCTTGTGGCGTATGCAGACAGGTTATTCGTGAATGGTGCGATCCTGCTACCTTCCGCATTGTGTTGGGTAAGGCAGATGTGGCTCCTCGTGAGTATCTGCTCCAGGATATCTTGCCCATGGGATTTGGTCCAGAGGATTTGGGTGAGTCCAGTCCTGCCGGTGCATCAAGTGACGACGCTGTGAAGGGCACTACAGGTCACGAGCACGGTTGTACTTGCGGGTGTGACAAGCACAGTAAGAGTAACCAGTAA
- a CDS encoding pyrimidine-nucleoside phosphorylase has protein sequence MRMYDVIEKKRDGGELTDAEIDYFVSGYVAGDIPDYQASALAMAIFYKGMTAHETAHLTMAMAESGDMMDLSAIPGIKVDKHSTGGVGDKTTLVVAPLVASLGVKVAKMSGRGLGHTGGTLDKLEAIPGLSIEISEPDFFKQVSEIGVAVAGQTGNLVPADKKLYALRDVTATVDSVPLIASSIMSKKIASGSDCILLDVKCGSGAFMKDVDSAIELADAMVSIGEHVNRTTAALITGMDRPLGKNVGNSLEVIEAVATLKGEGPKDLTDVCIELAANMLNLAGKGSVDDCRKLARQQIANGEGLAKLAQMVKAQGGTDEVIFDTTKFEAAPFRRDIVSETSGYITSMNAELVGISSVALGAGREKKGDPIDPSAGIILERKTGDYVEKGDVIATLLTGDESRLDEGERIFREALAFGESAPELEPLFFARVSKDGVERFA, from the coding sequence ATGCGCATGTACGATGTAATTGAGAAGAAGCGCGATGGAGGCGAGCTTACCGACGCAGAGATTGATTACTTTGTCTCGGGTTATGTAGCTGGTGATATTCCCGATTACCAGGCTTCCGCACTTGCTATGGCCATCTTTTATAAGGGCATGACCGCGCACGAGACGGCTCATCTGACTATGGCGATGGCTGAGTCTGGCGATATGATGGACCTCTCGGCAATTCCTGGTATCAAGGTTGATAAGCACTCTACCGGCGGCGTTGGCGATAAAACCACGCTGGTAGTAGCTCCACTTGTTGCATCTCTGGGTGTGAAAGTTGCTAAGATGAGCGGTCGCGGACTGGGTCACACAGGCGGTACGCTTGACAAGCTTGAGGCAATTCCAGGACTTTCTATTGAGATTTCCGAGCCCGACTTTTTCAAGCAGGTTTCCGAGATTGGTGTTGCTGTTGCAGGTCAGACGGGCAATCTTGTCCCTGCCGATAAGAAACTCTATGCGCTGCGCGACGTTACTGCAACCGTTGACTCGGTGCCTCTGATTGCGTCAAGTATCATGAGTAAGAAGATTGCTTCTGGCTCTGATTGCATTTTGCTGGACGTTAAGTGTGGATCTGGTGCCTTTATGAAGGATGTTGATTCTGCAATTGAGCTGGCAGACGCCATGGTTTCTATTGGTGAACACGTTAACCGTACTACTGCTGCGTTAATTACCGGTATGGATCGTCCTCTGGGCAAAAACGTTGGTAACTCCCTTGAGGTCATTGAGGCAGTGGCAACGCTCAAGGGCGAGGGCCCTAAGGATCTGACCGACGTCTGCATTGAGCTTGCTGCAAACATGCTTAACCTTGCAGGTAAGGGAAGTGTTGATGACTGCCGTAAGCTGGCTCGCCAGCAGATTGCCAACGGCGAGGGTCTGGCCAAGCTAGCTCAGATGGTCAAAGCTCAGGGTGGTACCGACGAGGTTATTTTTGATACCACCAAGTTTGAGGCTGCTCCATTCCGTCGTGATATTGTGTCCGAGACCAGTGGATATATCACTTCCATGAATGCTGAGCTGGTTGGTATTTCCTCCGTTGCTCTGGGAGCCGGTCGCGAGAAAAAGGGTGATCCAATTGACCCATCCGCCGGTATTATCCTCGAGCGCAAGACGGGCGATTATGTCGAGAAGGGCGATGTCATCGCAACGCTTCTGACTGGTGACGAAAGCCGTCTTGATGAGGGCGAGCGCATCTTCCGTGAGGCTCTAGCCTTTGGTGAGAGTGCACCTGAGTTGGAGCCATTGTTCTTTGCACGCGTCTCCAAGGACGGTGTTGAGCGTTTCGCGTAA
- a CDS encoding TetR/AcrR family transcriptional regulator: MTQTMSVPAVLSVCKLDRRTARTRAALRKALAEEIDATGDLTSVTVTGVTERAGLTRRTFYSHYKDIPDLVLHIEKEALAELRPAVEQLARVNLAELREAIDSYKPCPGATEMLRSIRKHGFYLRPLLGNGGDPAFQEKLKHLVHEVIAQRALHDLDPRALGSFFDYYLTFAISAEVGVLIRWLIGGMRESDEQMAGLMTGLMFVAPGDLYGKPIKLDVPRFALATLVLGEENND, from the coding sequence ATGACACAAACAATGTCTGTACCTGCTGTTTTGTCAGTTTGTAAGCTTGATCGACGCACTGCTAGAACGCGTGCGGCACTCAGAAAGGCCCTGGCAGAAGAGATAGACGCTACCGGCGATCTTACCTCTGTGACTGTTACGGGCGTAACGGAGCGCGCCGGCCTTACGCGTCGAACCTTTTATTCCCACTACAAAGACATCCCTGATTTGGTGCTTCACATTGAAAAGGAAGCATTAGCAGAGCTTCGGCCTGCTGTTGAGCAGCTTGCTCGCGTCAACCTTGCCGAACTCAGGGAGGCAATCGACTCCTACAAACCATGCCCTGGCGCAACTGAGATGCTCCGTAGCATTCGTAAGCACGGCTTCTACCTGCGTCCTTTGTTGGGCAACGGTGGAGACCCTGCGTTCCAGGAAAAGCTTAAGCACCTGGTGCACGAGGTTATCGCTCAGCGTGCCTTACACGACCTTGACCCACGCGCACTTGGTTCTTTCTTTGACTACTATCTGACCTTTGCAATTTCTGCTGAGGTTGGCGTCCTTATCCGCTGGTTAATCGGCGGCATGCGCGAGAGCGACGAGCAGATGGCGGGTCTTATGACCGGTCTCATGTTTGTTGCACCTGGCGATTTGTACGGCAAGCCAATTAAGCTGGACGTTCCACGATTTGCGCTTGCAACTCTTGTTCTTGGAGAGGAAAACAATGATTAG
- a CDS encoding 2-hydroxyacyl-CoA dehydratase, protein MISPKFELVENGAELVPNVPLDLSQAHLMLGIDVGSTTVKLSVIDEDGTLVYANYERHHTDVRATARSLFVKAQKYIGDTPMYAAITGSGGMLLAQWLDLEFVQEVIASKRAVETLIPQTDVAIELGGEDAKIIYFDNGIEQRMNGTCAGGTGAFIDQMASLLKTDATGLNELAKDVKQIYPIASRCGVFAKSDVQPLLNEGAAPADIAASIFQAVANQTVSGLACGHPIRGYVAFLGGPLQYLSELRRRFYITLNLDDEHIVLPKNAHLFVATGAALAGESDRPITFTQVMEALDNLKDLQGSEVARLDPLFATQQDYDDFKTRHDQEVVPKGQLANYHGRVFIGIDAGSTTMKAAVVGEKGELLYTWYDNNNGDILGTARKIMDSIYDEMPSDCIIGHVTTTGYGEGILIEALRADSGEIETVAHLRGAKAFVPDVDFILDIGGQDMKCLQVKDGVIEHIMLNEACSAGCGSFIASFADSMKMDVREFATAATKAKLPVDLGSRCTVFMNSRVKQAQKEGATIGDVAAGLSYSVIKNALFKVIKLRDFSEIGEHCIVQGGTFMSDATLRAFELLTGRDVIRPDIAGVMGAYGAALLARDRAGIDGVSTLLDRESIDNLQVKLTNTHCRICPNSCMLTINDFGGGHRFITGNRCEKGAGKKRGAKKNQAPNLFAYKNKLLFDRESLPVDEASRGTVGIPRALNMYENYPFWHTFFTKLGFSVILSDQTTAKTYDAGIESMPSESACYPAKLSHGHIMNLLAKDPDFIWMPCIRWERKEDDSATNHYNCPIVMSYPQALGLNVDELSDPSIQYLAPFIPYDKKNELKRRLYELISEQREKDAQAGKGRFRGEHITRAEIDAAVEAAWQEDSNFKDQMHRAGDEALAWIEEHDAHGIVLAGRPYHNDPEINHAIPELVSSFGFAVLTEDSIAHKMLPERPIRIVDQWMYHSRLYRAARFVASRNDLDLIQLFSFGCGLDALTTDQVQEILEASGKIYTMLKVDQVSNLGAARIRIRSLMAALNEQQAELERLAAAGLVTEAVPQGVRMADGSLEKARSASSSRRAPVYREAESAAYEKVRYTKEMQEAGYTILAPQMAPIHFELVEELLKGAGYNVVLLPSVDQGAVDMGLRYVNNDICYPSILVTGQIMEAVLSGKYDLTKTAVLISQTGGGCRATNYIALIRKALKDAGHPEIPVISISAASGLDEDNPGFKLFKPDLLIKAVYALLYGDLIMQLLYRVRPYEAVKGSANELYDQLMADMRSKINRISRKEFYKQCQRTIELFDSLPVVNDRQKPRVGVVGEILVKFHPTANNELIKVIESEGCEANVPGLVDFFLFGLSNAINTHKELGTTFKSRMTHIAGIKMVQGLRAPINKMLEKSERFEPYPNIDELAEKAGQILSLCNTMGEGWLLTAEMCDLIETGTPNIVCAQPFACLPNHVVGKAVIKRLRQMHPESNIVAVDYDPGASEVNQLNRIKLMISVAKENYKNGVNGEFKLENADDPVTNDATMPYTGRDKYGLDSVVREGGHSCSSHHVSALEATGANLGDHGRTASDHGKDYGSIRLSEEQIAAIERAKKKAGVK, encoded by the coding sequence ATGATTAGTCCAAAGTTTGAGCTGGTAGAAAATGGTGCAGAGCTTGTACCAAACGTTCCACTTGACCTGTCTCAGGCCCACCTTATGCTAGGTATTGATGTTGGCTCCACAACCGTAAAGCTGTCCGTCATCGATGAGGATGGCACGCTGGTTTACGCAAATTACGAGCGTCACCATACTGATGTTCGCGCAACTGCGCGTTCCTTGTTTGTTAAAGCTCAGAAGTACATTGGTGATACACCTATGTATGCCGCAATCACCGGTTCCGGCGGTATGCTGCTGGCACAATGGCTTGACTTGGAGTTTGTCCAGGAGGTTATCGCTTCTAAGCGTGCTGTTGAGACGTTGATTCCTCAGACCGACGTTGCCATTGAGCTGGGCGGCGAGGACGCAAAGATTATTTACTTTGACAACGGCATTGAGCAGCGCATGAATGGTACATGTGCTGGTGGTACTGGCGCATTCATCGACCAGATGGCATCTCTTCTTAAGACTGATGCAACCGGTCTTAACGAGCTGGCAAAAGACGTTAAGCAGATTTACCCAATTGCTTCTCGCTGCGGTGTTTTTGCTAAGTCAGACGTTCAGCCTCTGCTTAATGAGGGAGCTGCTCCCGCTGACATTGCCGCTTCTATCTTCCAGGCTGTTGCAAACCAGACCGTCTCTGGTTTGGCTTGTGGTCACCCTATCCGCGGTTACGTTGCGTTTCTTGGCGGTCCTTTACAGTATCTTTCTGAGCTGCGCCGCCGCTTCTACATTACGCTTAACCTGGATGACGAGCATATCGTTCTGCCAAAGAACGCACACCTCTTTGTTGCAACGGGTGCTGCTCTGGCAGGCGAGTCCGACCGACCAATCACGTTTACCCAGGTCATGGAGGCGCTGGATAATCTCAAGGACCTCCAGGGTTCCGAGGTTGCTCGTTTGGATCCACTCTTTGCTACTCAGCAGGACTATGATGACTTTAAGACTCGTCACGACCAGGAGGTAGTGCCCAAGGGTCAGCTTGCCAACTATCACGGTCGTGTTTTCATCGGTATTGACGCAGGTTCTACCACCATGAAGGCTGCTGTTGTTGGCGAGAAGGGCGAGCTGCTTTACACCTGGTATGACAATAACAACGGCGATATTTTGGGCACTGCCCGCAAGATCATGGACTCTATCTATGATGAGATGCCTTCTGACTGCATTATTGGTCACGTTACTACCACTGGTTATGGTGAAGGTATTCTGATTGAGGCTCTGCGTGCAGACTCCGGAGAGATTGAGACTGTCGCTCATCTGCGTGGTGCAAAAGCGTTTGTCCCAGACGTTGATTTCATTCTTGATATTGGCGGCCAGGACATGAAGTGTCTGCAGGTCAAAGATGGCGTCATTGAGCACATCATGCTCAACGAGGCATGCTCTGCAGGCTGCGGTTCCTTTATTGCATCCTTCGCTGACTCTATGAAGATGGATGTCCGTGAGTTTGCAACTGCTGCGACTAAGGCAAAACTGCCTGTAGACCTGGGCTCTCGTTGTACCGTCTTTATGAACTCCCGCGTCAAGCAGGCGCAGAAGGAGGGTGCAACCATCGGTGACGTTGCTGCTGGTCTTTCGTACTCCGTCATCAAGAACGCCCTGTTCAAGGTCATTAAGCTTCGCGACTTCAGCGAGATTGGTGAGCACTGCATCGTTCAGGGCGGTACCTTTATGTCAGACGCAACGCTTCGCGCCTTTGAGCTGCTTACCGGCAGAGATGTTATCCGACCTGACATTGCAGGCGTTATGGGTGCCTACGGCGCCGCTCTTCTCGCCCGAGACCGCGCAGGTATTGATGGAGTGTCCACCTTGCTTGATCGAGAGTCCATCGACAATCTGCAGGTCAAGCTTACCAATACACACTGCCGCATTTGTCCTAACAGCTGCATGCTTACTATCAACGACTTTGGCGGCGGTCACAGATTTATCACCGGCAACCGTTGCGAGAAAGGCGCTGGTAAGAAGCGTGGTGCAAAGAAGAATCAGGCACCAAACCTCTTTGCGTATAAGAACAAGCTGCTGTTTGATCGCGAGTCGCTTCCTGTAGATGAGGCTTCACGTGGCACTGTCGGCATTCCTCGTGCGTTGAACATGTACGAGAACTATCCGTTCTGGCACACGTTTTTCACTAAGCTGGGCTTCTCGGTCATTTTGTCCGACCAGACCACCGCAAAGACATACGACGCGGGTATTGAATCCATGCCTTCCGAGTCTGCTTGCTATCCTGCAAAGCTTTCCCATGGCCATATCATGAACTTGCTGGCTAAGGACCCAGATTTCATTTGGATGCCATGTATTCGTTGGGAGCGCAAGGAGGACGATTCCGCAACTAACCACTATAACTGCCCAATTGTCATGAGCTACCCTCAGGCGCTGGGCCTCAACGTGGACGAGCTCTCCGATCCGTCCATTCAGTACCTGGCTCCGTTTATTCCATACGACAAGAAAAATGAGCTTAAGCGTCGTTTGTACGAGCTCATCAGCGAACAGCGCGAGAAGGACGCCCAGGCAGGTAAGGGTCGTTTCCGCGGCGAGCACATTACGCGTGCTGAAATTGATGCCGCTGTTGAGGCTGCTTGGCAGGAAGACAGTAACTTTAAGGATCAGATGCACCGTGCGGGTGATGAGGCTCTTGCTTGGATTGAGGAGCATGACGCTCACGGCATTGTTCTTGCAGGTCGCCCTTATCACAACGATCCAGAAATTAATCACGCTATTCCTGAGCTGGTCTCTTCGTTTGGTTTTGCTGTTCTTACCGAGGATTCCATTGCGCATAAGATGCTGCCCGAGCGTCCAATTCGCATTGTTGACCAGTGGATGTATCACTCACGTCTGTATCGTGCGGCTCGCTTTGTTGCATCTCGAAACGATCTTGACCTTATTCAGCTCTTCTCGTTTGGTTGCGGCCTTGATGCACTTACCACCGATCAGGTTCAAGAGATTCTTGAGGCTTCGGGCAAGATTTACACCATGCTTAAGGTTGATCAGGTTTCCAACTTAGGTGCTGCACGAATTCGTATCCGCTCTCTAATGGCAGCCCTGAATGAGCAGCAAGCAGAGCTAGAGCGACTTGCAGCTGCCGGCTTGGTTACCGAGGCCGTTCCACAGGGCGTTCGCATGGCCGATGGTTCTTTGGAAAAGGCTAGGAGTGCAAGTTCTTCTCGCCGTGCGCCAGTGTATCGTGAGGCAGAATCTGCAGCTTACGAGAAGGTCCGCTACACCAAGGAGATGCAGGAAGCGGGTTACACCATTCTGGCTCCACAGATGGCACCGATTCACTTTGAGCTGGTAGAGGAGTTGCTGAAGGGTGCGGGCTATAACGTTGTGCTGTTGCCTTCAGTTGACCAGGGTGCCGTTGACATGGGTCTTCGTTACGTTAACAACGATATTTGCTACCCATCTATTCTGGTTACAGGTCAGATTATGGAGGCGGTGCTTTCGGGCAAGTATGATCTGACTAAGACTGCAGTCCTGATTTCGCAGACTGGTGGTGGCTGCCGTGCAACCAACTACATTGCGCTGATTCGTAAGGCGCTTAAAGATGCAGGCCATCCAGAGATTCCAGTTATTTCTATCTCCGCTGCTTCTGGTCTTGACGAGGACAACCCGGGATTCAAGCTCTTCAAGCCTGATTTGCTGATCAAGGCAGTCTATGCGTTGCTTTACGGCGATCTAATCATGCAGCTACTGTATCGCGTACGTCCATACGAAGCTGTCAAGGGCTCTGCAAACGAGTTATATGACCAGCTCATGGCCGATATGCGTTCCAAGATCAATAGAATTTCTCGCAAGGAATTCTACAAGCAGTGCCAGCGTACCATTGAGTTGTTTGACAGTCTGCCAGTGGTGAACGATCGACAGAAGCCACGTGTTGGCGTTGTCGGTGAGATTCTGGTTAAGTTCCACCCAACAGCCAACAATGAGCTGATCAAGGTCATTGAGTCCGAGGGTTGCGAAGCAAACGTTCCTGGTCTGGTGGACTTCTTCCTGTTTGGTCTCTCTAATGCAATCAATACGCATAAGGAGCTAGGCACCACGTTCAAGAGCCGCATGACGCATATCGCAGGAATTAAGATGGTTCAGGGTCTGCGCGCGCCAATCAATAAGATGCTGGAGAAGTCAGAGCGCTTTGAGCCGTACCCCAACATTGATGAATTGGCCGAGAAGGCTGGTCAGATTCTTTCGCTCTGTAACACGATGGGCGAGGGTTGGCTGCTTACCGCAGAGATGTGCGACCTTATTGAAACGGGTACACCAAACATTGTCTGTGCTCAGCCGTTTGCCTGTCTGCCAAACCACGTTGTTGGTAAGGCGGTTATTAAGCGCTTGCGTCAGATGCATCCTGAGTCCAACATTGTTGCCGTTGACTACGATCCGGGTGCGTCTGAGGTTAACCAGCTTAATCGTATTAAGTTGATGATTTCGGTTGCTAAGGAGAATTACAAAAACGGTGTGAATGGCGAGTTTAAGCTAGAAAACGCTGATGACCCTGTTACTAATGACGCAACTATGCCGTATACCGGCCGAGATAAGTATGGCCTAGATTCCGTTGTTCGCGAAGGCGGACATTCTTGCTCGTCGCATCATGTATCTGCATTGGAAGCAACTGGCGCTAATTTGGGTGATCATGGTCGCACGGCATCTGACCACGGAAAAGATTACGGTTCTATTAGGCTTTCTGAGGAGCAGATAGCTGCAATTGAGCGTGCCAAGAAGAAGGCAGGCGTCAAATAG
- a CDS encoding LacI family DNA-binding transcriptional regulator, with product MTRVSIRDIAAETGYSPATVSNVLNEKGNVGAKATNIILEAITRLGYSRSTQISRIIFAIARVNGHIVDESTFQSAVYTGIERAARRLGLPSAMVTLDLPDPVTSRKNIAELEQNEGAGIVLLATEIVSDDQFSLLEEFSLPLVIVDSWSDKLPFDCVVTANETAAYRACTLLVEHGHEVIGYVGHVERCKNYPLREHGMRRVLDDMRFPFAEENRVLVDSAPEEAYHQLVDWLEQKRNSLPTAFFCESDSLAATVVRALHELDIEVPSDVSVVGFDDDRICKLIQPSLTSVHVPKHEMGEIAVKRLIDQTTDAHYAPCISQLHTTVVSRKSVKQL from the coding sequence ATGACGAGAGTAAGCATTAGAGATATAGCTGCTGAAACAGGCTATTCTCCTGCAACTGTCTCTAATGTCCTCAACGAAAAAGGTAATGTCGGAGCTAAGGCAACTAATATCATCCTTGAGGCAATCACCCGCCTTGGCTATAGTCGCTCGACTCAAATTTCCCGCATTATTTTTGCGATTGCACGTGTCAACGGCCACATTGTTGACGAAAGCACCTTCCAATCGGCAGTTTATACCGGCATTGAACGAGCTGCTCGTAGACTTGGTTTGCCGTCGGCGATGGTTACGTTAGACCTCCCCGACCCTGTTACCAGTAGAAAAAACATCGCGGAACTGGAACAAAACGAGGGGGCTGGCATTGTTCTTCTCGCCACCGAGATTGTCTCAGACGATCAGTTCTCCTTACTGGAAGAATTTAGCCTACCGCTAGTAATCGTAGATAGCTGGAGTGACAAACTGCCGTTTGACTGTGTGGTTACCGCCAACGAAACCGCAGCATATCGTGCGTGCACGTTATTGGTTGAGCACGGCCATGAAGTCATCGGATACGTTGGACACGTGGAGCGCTGCAAGAATTATCCCCTGCGTGAGCACGGTATGCGCCGCGTTCTCGACGACATGCGATTCCCGTTTGCCGAGGAAAATCGCGTGCTTGTTGACTCGGCTCCCGAAGAGGCCTATCACCAACTGGTCGATTGGCTGGAGCAAAAGCGTAACTCGCTACCCACCGCATTTTTCTGCGAAAGTGATAGCTTGGCAGCTACCGTTGTCCGTGCTCTGCATGAGTTGGACATTGAAGTTCCAAGCGATGTCTCGGTTGTAGGTTTTGACGACGACCGCATCTGTAAGTTGATTCAGCCTTCTCTAACCTCTGTGCACGTTCCCAAGCATGAAATGGGAGAAATTGCAGTTAAACGCCTCATTGACCAGACAACTGACGCACATTACGCACCTTGTATTTCGCAGCTCCACACCACCGTGGTTTCACGCAAGAGCGTCAAGCAGCTATAA
- a CDS encoding PTS sugar transporter subunit IIB, with amino-acid sequence MKKVVVACGSGIATSTAVEAKVKDLLDSNGLAGAYTIVKCSIGEAVSQCADADILIATTEAPASITCPYVSGVPFLTTIGKAAAEQQILDILK; translated from the coding sequence ATGAAAAAGGTAGTCGTAGCTTGTGGTTCCGGTATCGCAACCTCTACTGCTGTTGAGGCAAAGGTCAAGGATCTTCTTGATTCAAACGGTCTTGCTGGAGCTTACACCATTGTTAAGTGCTCCATTGGCGAGGCAGTTAGCCAGTGTGCAGATGCAGATATTCTCATTGCAACTACTGAGGCGCCTGCAAGCATTACGTGCCCATATGTTAGCGGCGTTCCTTTTCTTACCACTATTGGTAAGGCAGCTGCTGAGCAGCAGATTCTTGATATCCTCAAGTAA